From the genome of Flavobacterium luteolum, one region includes:
- a CDS encoding cysteine desulfurase family protein, with protein sequence MSQQEMIYLDNNATTRVDERVLNTMLPYFTDLYANSTGTHLAGLTVKEAVENAAWQTADLIGVDADEILFTSGATEAINLAIKGLTDQERKHIITIQTEHKAVLETCRYMEDIGFDVTYLPTDSDGLLNLQLLEEIITDKTLVFIGMISNNETGVIQNTIAISKILKAKNVLFMCDATQAIGKIPVDVKKLGIDLLTLSAHKFYGPKGIGALYISAKAKIKLTPQILGGGQQRKLRSGTLNVPGIIGLGKACEIAVNDLEKDQNRVSLLRDRLERGLLQFNGSFVNGNKENRIYNTSNICFPGVNSEQLILALGNIAVSNGASCSAVTSEPSHVLKAMGLSDEDALSSIRFSLGRFTTSEEIDIAVERVLSLAVQFATKTLRQ encoded by the coding sequence ATGTCACAGCAAGAAATGATATATCTTGATAACAATGCCACAACTCGTGTTGATGAAAGAGTTTTGAATACCATGCTTCCGTATTTTACTGATTTGTATGCAAATTCAACGGGAACACATTTGGCGGGATTAACGGTAAAAGAAGCTGTTGAAAATGCGGCATGGCAAACGGCTGATTTAATAGGTGTTGATGCTGATGAAATCCTATTTACTTCGGGTGCGACTGAGGCAATAAATTTGGCTATTAAAGGTCTTACTGATCAAGAACGAAAACATATTATTACGATTCAGACCGAGCATAAAGCAGTTCTTGAAACTTGTCGGTATATGGAAGATATTGGTTTTGATGTTACTTATCTTCCAACTGATTCTGACGGGCTTTTAAATCTTCAACTTTTAGAAGAAATAATTACAGATAAAACACTGGTTTTCATCGGAATGATTTCTAATAACGAAACTGGTGTCATACAAAATACCATTGCGATTTCTAAAATATTGAAAGCCAAAAATGTGCTTTTTATGTGTGATGCGACACAAGCGATTGGAAAAATTCCTGTTGATGTAAAAAAATTAGGAATCGATCTTTTGACTTTGTCTGCCCATAAATTTTATGGTCCGAAAGGAATTGGCGCGTTATATATTTCGGCGAAAGCCAAAATAAAATTGACCCCTCAAATTCTTGGAGGCGGACAACAAAGAAAATTACGAAGCGGAACGTTAAATGTTCCCGGAATTATCGGTTTAGGAAAAGCGTGTGAAATAGCTGTTAATGACCTAGAAAAAGATCAGAATAGAGTTTCTCTATTACGAGACAGGCTTGAAAGAGGTTTGTTGCAGTTTAATGGTTCATTCGTAAATGGAAATAAAGAAAACCGAATTTATAATACTTCAAATATTTGTTTCCCTGGCGTGAATTCAGAACAGTTAATTTTGGCTTTAGGGAATATTGCTGTTTCAAACGGAGCTTCTTGTTCGGCTGTTACTTCTGAACCTTCACATGTTTTAAAAGCAATGGGATTATCTGATGAAGATGCTTTGAGTTCGATTCGCTTTAGCTTGGGAAGATTTACTACTTCTGAAGAAATTGATATTGCTGTTGAGCGAGTTTTGAGTTTAGCTGTTCAGTTTGCCACTAAGACGTTAAGACAATAA
- a CDS encoding 2Fe-2S iron-sulfur cluster-binding protein produces the protein MASKKTNQDKVTPEDASSRRDFIKKSGLFTALALTPPSLVMASEKKWDEKIAEYLETVPLSIEVNGTKHNLNIEPRTTLLDLLREQLQLTGTKKGCDHGQCGACTVHVNGTRILSCLSLATMQQNAQVTTIEGLSKGKKLHPMQEAFIKHDGFQCGYCTPGQIMSGIACIKEGHANSREEISEYMSGNICRCGAYHNIVDAITEVKEGGKEI, from the coding sequence ATGGCTTCTAAAAAAACAAATCAGGATAAAGTAACACCGGAAGATGCTAGTTCCCGTCGTGACTTTATAAAGAAATCAGGACTTTTTACCGCTCTTGCCCTGACGCCACCTTCATTGGTTATGGCTTCAGAAAAGAAATGGGATGAAAAAATAGCGGAATATTTAGAAACCGTACCGCTTTCTATTGAAGTAAATGGCACAAAACACAATCTAAATATAGAACCAAGAACCACTTTATTGGATTTGCTTCGCGAACAATTACAGCTTACCGGAACCAAAAAAGGCTGTGATCACGGACAATGCGGTGCGTGTACTGTTCACGTAAATGGAACTAGAATTTTATCGTGTCTATCTTTGGCAACGATGCAGCAAAATGCTCAGGTAACTACAATTGAAGGACTTTCGAAAGGAAAAAAACTGCACCCTATGCAGGAAGCTTTTATCAAACACGATGGTTTTCAGTGCGGTTATTGCACGCCGGGACAAATTATGTCGGGAATTGCTTGTATCAAAGAAGGCCATGCTAACAGCAGAGAAGAAATTAGTGAGTATATGAGTGGTAACATCTGTAGATGTGGTGCTTATCATAACATCGTTGATGCTATAACTGAAGTGAAGGAAGGAGGGAAGGAAATATGA